The following are encoded together in the Bradysia coprophila strain Holo2 unplaced genomic scaffold, BU_Bcop_v1 contig_87, whole genome shotgun sequence genome:
- the LOC119084610 gene encoding uncharacterized protein LOC119084610 isoform X2 has product MEVAMMENSSSPFQREVREWQRVDPNTGALLTGRLEADRWNNGSDNKYGKVIDSQNVSTPNGTQLSQRKELEVLQARTTAGSLQVVRSSTIQTSSSRRSILSMSGNNDTNATVSNDNRSISNISSLVNDRNSSNSLFKTNWNGGKSPFGYERGRSASTEDVTLEQLRANSSDSDDDEPMEWRRVSKIRRSLQYPKSMPKLSTRPTDLPANLVNISKIKRDFESGFSSGFLKPTQLKLSSPSSDDGNETNCKSVKKASFITADSLRDIRGKLKRLSDESLYKDDILASPVESINSINDEINTSSPSLHSSEAKVKYRETNTALTDWHLRRKSYGFENMPADGKEMSKMESSTDSGLGRSGDIWSSMENSKPRGTIITLGDNENNSSSVLLNRDTSDHRLSPNDENGYENKRHSIAVDETKYVKDSKTLVNLNGLHSKEWNSSSSNLLDENGRRMKRVEFCKTEVHFAAESGRVNIVETDGKPPSTNNFRRRRRISAPSSAMETAPTGPLMHFGDEKMFDRNVEKPIESEVKVLTNGQTGGDDVTTTSTINGDEDNDLDEISLRGILKNKPIKPRPYHLGENIESSQKLWGVRLKPTGSDIIKSNDENDGSIFSRNETKDDVKQPIALGYSTKVKLNSDSPVNFSWDNQTLDKIPSSNSRSPSHDNSVQPLKSPVLSHSQSNDLKSTSLIMKTIKSATQFDEAMKSLSACDRSSLTPDKQPLKSDQELGLGSSFKLVSSLNSSKSSSSSSILFEDYSKEENAASSAISFENDSSAKSIRNNRGNVEEASDVRKPIAAPRIKKIGPSTELSLQLSQLRRIYEAADQSVENGKESGDVGDSHLNGIRNQPDEYTTELSGSWSRMKARRNMIKQQHQQFGHENSAEEQFNSNKMSITLHSPVEGSKRIEIPIAKPRASPFVPVLDQSPDTKSSDYDSEPVPFRRDNPRKNFTIKFTDKQILSKNESFKPANGARKLKEHELSYFGLNVTAGNNNKPSNESPKNRHDGKLTSDKPDLLINHSPNVERSPKSTIDKSKISTETNNPIYENVKAMKGYDRKLDLKRDEMILKELNAEADEVAKDALLKRVEKEKSPKRHRQSKPFDTIEEEKEKMPKKQMESKAVQVSRGFNETLTRIKPLSRVSSASSSESVSSAGRTHRVQSSHKSLTRTSSGTKSVRDASKCSRTNGHSSKEGHLRSSHGSRSSRQTNSSSHENSVEDVRARQNGHSSREAHLRSSHGSRSSRQTNSSSHENSVEDVRAIVVAPRRIRRSNGTEETANERESQRKLERKLDHHRTSSSSRLTNGERASGSRSSNRSKELASSKEKVKSSTNETDKKPNKTSVTTTTTTHSIKLSHPTHVHHHREKSSRIKLLK; this is encoded by the exons ATGGAGGTTGCAATGATGGAAAATTCATCCTCGCCCTTCCAAAGAGAAGTAAGAGAATGGCAAAGAGTAGACCCGAACACTGGTGCCTTGCTAACAGGCCGATTAGAAGCGGATCGATGGAACAACGGGTCAGACAATAAATACGGGAAA GTGATAGACTCGCAAAATGTATCGACGCCGAATGGTACGCAGTTATCACAACGAAAGGAATTAGAGGTATTACAAGCACGCACAACAGCCGGATCACTGCAGGTGGTTCGATCAAGTACGATTCAAACGTCGTCATCCAGACGTTCGATATTATCGATGAGCGGTAACAATGATACAAATGCAACAGTTTCGAACGATAATCGATCAATATCGAatatttcgagtttagtt AACGACAGAAACTCATCCAATTCGTTATTCAAAACCAATTGGAATGGAGGAAAGTCACCGTTCGG ATACGAAAGGGGAAGAAGTGCATCCACCGAAGACGTTACTTTGGAACAATTACGAGCAAACTCGTCGGATTCCGACGATGACGAACCTATGGAATGGAGACGAGTCAGCAAAATCCGACGATCATTACAATATCCAAAATCTATGCCAAAATTGAGTACCAGACCTACGGATCTTCCAGCAAATTTAGTgaacatttcgaaaattaagCGAGACTTCGAAAGCGGTTTCAGCAGCGGCTTCTTAAAGCCTACACAATTGAAACTTTCATCGCCTAGTAGTGACGATGGAAACGAAACGAACTGTAAGAGTGTGAAGAAAGCTTCATTCATTACAGCGGATTCACTGCGAGATATTCGGGGGAAATTGAAAAGGCTCAGCGATGAGTCACTGTATAAAGACGACATTCTAGCCTCACCGGTCGAGTCAATTAACAGTATTAAC GACGAAATTAACACATCCTCGCCCAGCTTGCATAGTTCGGAAGCGAAAGTGAAATATCGCGAAACGAACACAGCACTAACCGACTGGCACCTGCGCAGAAAATCGTATGGATTCGAAAACATGCCAGCTGATGGTAAGGAAATGTCTAAAATGGAATCATCAACCGACAGTGGACTGGGACGATCCGGTGATATTTGGTCGTCGATGGAAAATAGCAAACCCAGGGGCACAATCATAACGCTGGGCGACAATGAAAACAACAGCAGCAGTGTTCTGCTGAATCGAGACACAAGTGACCATCGTCTATCACCGAATGATGAAAACGGATACGAGAACAAGCGACATTCGATAGCCGTTGACGAGACGAAATATGTTAAAGACTCGAAGACGTTGGTCAATCTGAATGGTTTGCATTCGAAGGAATGGAACTCATCGTCCAGCAATTTATTGGACGAGAATGGTCGTCGCATGAAACGCGTCGAATTTTGCAAAACGGAAGTTCATTTTGCGGCAGAGTCCGGCCGAGTGAACATCGTGGAAACGGACGGAAAACCGCCGTCAACAAATAATTTCCGAAGACGACGCCGGATCAGTGCACCGAGTTCGGCAATGGAAACGGCCCCAACTGGTCCACTAATGCATTTCGGCGATGAGAAAATGTTCGATCGAAATGTGGAAAAGCCAATCGAAAGCGAAGTGAAAGTACTCACAAACGGGCAAACCGGAGGTGATGACGTCACTACCACCAGTACGATCAATGGCGACGAGGACAACGATTTGGATGAGATATCGTTGCgaggaattttgaaaaataagcCAATCAAGCCAAGGCCCTACCATTTGGGTGAGAACATTGAAAGTAGTCAGAAATTGTGGGGAGTACGACTGAAGCCGACTGGCAGTGATATTATAAAGTCAAATG ATGAAAATGATGGAAGCATTTTCTCCcgaaacgaaacgaaagaCGACGTGAAGCAGCCCATAGCATTAGGATACTCGACTAAAGTTAAATTGAACTCAGATTCCCCGGTGAACTTTTCGTGGGATAATCAAA CGCTCGATAAAATCCCATCGAGCAACAGTCGATCACCATCCCATGATAATTCGGTTCAACCGCTCAAATCACCGGTTCTATCCCATTCCCAGTCAAACGATCTAAAATCAACGTCGCTGATCATGAAAACGATCAAATCGGCAACGCAATTCGACGAAGCAATGAAGAGTCTATCCGCCTGCGATCGCAGTTCCCTCACCCCGGATAAACAGCCACTGAAAAGCGATCAAGAACTCGGACTCGGTTCATCATTCAAGCTCGTTTCCAGTTTGAATTCATCAAAGTCCAGCAGTTCGTCCAGCATTTTATTCGAAGACTACTCGAAGGAAGAGAACGCTGCATCGAGTGCAATCAGTTTCGAAAACGATTCCAGCGCGAAGAGCATTAGAAACAATCGTGGAAATGTGGAAGAAGCATCGGATGTGAGGAAACCGATTGCGGCGCCgagaataaagaaaattggacCGTCCACTGAATTAAGTTTGCAATTGTCACAACTGCGACGGATCTATGAGGCTGCCGATCAGTCGGTGGAAAATGGTAAAGAAAGTGGTGATGTCGGAGACAGTCATTTGAATGGAATTAGGAATCAGCCGGACGAATATACGACTGAGCTTTCGGGCAGTTGGAGCAGAATGAAAGCTAGGCGGAATATGATCAAACAGCAGCATCAACAATTCGGACACGAAAATAGTGCAG aagagcaattcaattcaaacaaaatgtcgatCACATTGCATTCGCCGGTCGAAGGGAGCAAAAGAATCGAGATTCCAATAGCGAAACCGAGAGCTAGTCCTTTCGTTCCGGTTC tagACCAATCCCCAGACACAAAGTCCAGTGACTACGATTCCGAACCGGTTCCTTTTAGGCGCGACAATCCAcgcaaaaatttcaccatcAAATTTACAGATAAGCAAATCCTAAGCAAAAATGAATCATTCAAACCGGCTAATGGAGCCAGAAAGCTCAAAGAGCACGAACTTTCGTACTTTGGACTGAATGTTACAGCTGGAAACAACAACAAGCCATCCAACGAATCGCCCAAGAATCGACATGATGGCAAGTTAACTAGCGATAAACCAGACTTGTTGATAAATCATAGTCCAAATGTAGAGCGTTCGCCGAAATCGACGAtcgataaaagtaaaattagcACCGAAACGAACAATCCAATTTATGAGAATGTTAAGGCGATGAAGGGATATGATAGGAAGCTGGATTTGAAGCGGGATGAGATGATTTTGAAGGAATTAAATGCGGAAGCCGATGAGGTTGCGAAAGAT GCACTTCTGAAGCGTGTGGAAAAGGAGAAGTCTCCGAAACGGCACCGTCAATCGAAGCCGTTCGACACcatcgaagaagaaaaagagaaaatgcCGAAGAAACAAATGGAATCGAAGGCCGTTCAAGTATCCCGAGGCTTCAACGAAACGTTGACTCGAATCAAGCCGTTGAGCCGTGTATCATCCGCATCGTCATCGGAAAGTGTTTCATCGGCCGGACGTACTCATCGTGTCCAATCGTCACACAAATCGTTAACACGTACATCGTCGGGTACGAAGTCCGTTCGAGATGCTAGCAAATGCAGTCGAACGAATGGTCACAGTTCCAAGGAGGGACATTTACGATCAAGCCATGGAAGTCGATCCAGCCGCCAAACGAATTCTTCGTCGCATGAAAATTCGGTTGAAGATGTCCGAGCACGACAGAATGGTCACAGCTCCAGAGAGGCACATTTACGATCAAGCCATGGAAGTCGATCCAGCCGTCAAACGAATTCTTCGTCGCATGAAAATTCAGTTGAAGATGTCCGAGCAATAGTTGTCGCACCACGACGAATTAGACGAAGCAATGGAACCGAAGAAACTGCCAACGAAAG AGAGTCACAAAGAAAGTTAGAGAGAAAGCTTGACCATCATCGGACGTCATCCTCATCTCGTTTAACCAACGGTGAAAGAGCTTCTGGATCCAGAAGTTCGAATCGATCGAAAGAGTTAGCATCCTCAAAGGAGAAAG TTAAATCTTCGACCAATGAA
- the LOC119084610 gene encoding uncharacterized protein LOC119084610 isoform X3, protein MEVAMMENSSSPFQREVREWQRVDPNTGALLTGRLEADRWNNGSDNKYGKVIDSQNVSTPNGTQLSQRKELEVLQARTTAGSLQVVRSSTIQTSSSRRSILSMSGNNDTNATVSNDNRSISNISSLVNDRNSSNSLFKTNWNGGKSPFGYERGRSASTEDVTLEQLRANSSDSDDDEPMEWRRVSKIRRSLQYPKSMPKLSTRPTDLPANLVNISKIKRDFESGFSSGFLKPTQLKLSSPSSDDGNETNCKSVKKASFITADSLRDIRGKLKRLSDESLYKDDILASPVESINSINDEINTSSPSLHSSEAKVKYRETNTALTDWHLRRKSYGFENMPADGKEMSKMESSTDSGLGRSGDIWSSMENSKPRGTIITLGDNENNSSSVLLNRDTSDHRLSPNDENGYENKRHSIAVDETKYVKDSKTLVNLNGLHSKEWNSSSSNLLDENGRRMKRVEFCKTEVHFAAESGRVNIVETDGKPPSTNNFRRRRRISAPSSAMETAPTGPLMHFGDEKMFDRNVEKPIESEVKVLTNGQTGGDDVTTTSTINGDEDNDLDEISLRGILKNKPIKPRPYHLGENIESSQKLWGVRLKPTGSDIIKSNDENDGSIFSRNETKDDVKQPIALGYSTKVKLNSDSPVNFSWDNQTLDKIPSSNSRSPSHDNSVQPLKSPVLSHSQSNDLKSTSLIMKTIKSATQFDEAMKSLSACDRSSLTPDKQPLKSDQELGLGSSFKLVSSLNSSKSSSSSSILFEDYSKEENAASSAISFENDSSAKSIRNNRGNVEEASDVRKPIAAPRIKKIGPSTELSLQLSQLRRIYEAADQSVENGKESGDVGDSHLNGIRNQPDEYTTELSGSWSRMKARRNMIKQQHQQFGHENSAEEQFNSNKMSITLHSPVEGSKRIEIPIAKPRASPFVPVPVLDQSPDTKSSDYDSEPVPFRRDNPRKNFTIKFTDKQILSKNESFKPANGARKLKEHELSYFGLNVTAGNNNKPSNESPKNRHDERSPKSTIDKSKISTETNNPIYENVKAMKGYDRKLDLKRDEMILKELNAEADEVAKDALLKRVEKEKSPKRHRQSKPFDTIEEEKEKMPKKQMESKAVQVSRGFNETLTRIKPLSRVSSASSSESVSSAGRTHRVQSSHKSLTRTSSGTKSVRDASKCSRTNGHSSKEGHLRSSHGSRSSRQTNSSSHENSVEDVRARQNGHSSREAHLRSSHGSRSSRQTNSSSHENSVEDVRAIVVAPRRIRRSNGTEETANERESQRKLERKLDHHRTSSSSRLTNGERASGSRSSNRSKELASSKEKVKSSTNETDKKPNKTSVTTTTTTHSIKLSHPTHVHHHREKSSRIKLLK, encoded by the exons ATGGAGGTTGCAATGATGGAAAATTCATCCTCGCCCTTCCAAAGAGAAGTAAGAGAATGGCAAAGAGTAGACCCGAACACTGGTGCCTTGCTAACAGGCCGATTAGAAGCGGATCGATGGAACAACGGGTCAGACAATAAATACGGGAAA GTGATAGACTCGCAAAATGTATCGACGCCGAATGGTACGCAGTTATCACAACGAAAGGAATTAGAGGTATTACAAGCACGCACAACAGCCGGATCACTGCAGGTGGTTCGATCAAGTACGATTCAAACGTCGTCATCCAGACGTTCGATATTATCGATGAGCGGTAACAATGATACAAATGCAACAGTTTCGAACGATAATCGATCAATATCGAatatttcgagtttagtt AACGACAGAAACTCATCCAATTCGTTATTCAAAACCAATTGGAATGGAGGAAAGTCACCGTTCGG ATACGAAAGGGGAAGAAGTGCATCCACCGAAGACGTTACTTTGGAACAATTACGAGCAAACTCGTCGGATTCCGACGATGACGAACCTATGGAATGGAGACGAGTCAGCAAAATCCGACGATCATTACAATATCCAAAATCTATGCCAAAATTGAGTACCAGACCTACGGATCTTCCAGCAAATTTAGTgaacatttcgaaaattaagCGAGACTTCGAAAGCGGTTTCAGCAGCGGCTTCTTAAAGCCTACACAATTGAAACTTTCATCGCCTAGTAGTGACGATGGAAACGAAACGAACTGTAAGAGTGTGAAGAAAGCTTCATTCATTACAGCGGATTCACTGCGAGATATTCGGGGGAAATTGAAAAGGCTCAGCGATGAGTCACTGTATAAAGACGACATTCTAGCCTCACCGGTCGAGTCAATTAACAGTATTAAC GACGAAATTAACACATCCTCGCCCAGCTTGCATAGTTCGGAAGCGAAAGTGAAATATCGCGAAACGAACACAGCACTAACCGACTGGCACCTGCGCAGAAAATCGTATGGATTCGAAAACATGCCAGCTGATGGTAAGGAAATGTCTAAAATGGAATCATCAACCGACAGTGGACTGGGACGATCCGGTGATATTTGGTCGTCGATGGAAAATAGCAAACCCAGGGGCACAATCATAACGCTGGGCGACAATGAAAACAACAGCAGCAGTGTTCTGCTGAATCGAGACACAAGTGACCATCGTCTATCACCGAATGATGAAAACGGATACGAGAACAAGCGACATTCGATAGCCGTTGACGAGACGAAATATGTTAAAGACTCGAAGACGTTGGTCAATCTGAATGGTTTGCATTCGAAGGAATGGAACTCATCGTCCAGCAATTTATTGGACGAGAATGGTCGTCGCATGAAACGCGTCGAATTTTGCAAAACGGAAGTTCATTTTGCGGCAGAGTCCGGCCGAGTGAACATCGTGGAAACGGACGGAAAACCGCCGTCAACAAATAATTTCCGAAGACGACGCCGGATCAGTGCACCGAGTTCGGCAATGGAAACGGCCCCAACTGGTCCACTAATGCATTTCGGCGATGAGAAAATGTTCGATCGAAATGTGGAAAAGCCAATCGAAAGCGAAGTGAAAGTACTCACAAACGGGCAAACCGGAGGTGATGACGTCACTACCACCAGTACGATCAATGGCGACGAGGACAACGATTTGGATGAGATATCGTTGCgaggaattttgaaaaataagcCAATCAAGCCAAGGCCCTACCATTTGGGTGAGAACATTGAAAGTAGTCAGAAATTGTGGGGAGTACGACTGAAGCCGACTGGCAGTGATATTATAAAGTCAAATG ATGAAAATGATGGAAGCATTTTCTCCcgaaacgaaacgaaagaCGACGTGAAGCAGCCCATAGCATTAGGATACTCGACTAAAGTTAAATTGAACTCAGATTCCCCGGTGAACTTTTCGTGGGATAATCAAA CGCTCGATAAAATCCCATCGAGCAACAGTCGATCACCATCCCATGATAATTCGGTTCAACCGCTCAAATCACCGGTTCTATCCCATTCCCAGTCAAACGATCTAAAATCAACGTCGCTGATCATGAAAACGATCAAATCGGCAACGCAATTCGACGAAGCAATGAAGAGTCTATCCGCCTGCGATCGCAGTTCCCTCACCCCGGATAAACAGCCACTGAAAAGCGATCAAGAACTCGGACTCGGTTCATCATTCAAGCTCGTTTCCAGTTTGAATTCATCAAAGTCCAGCAGTTCGTCCAGCATTTTATTCGAAGACTACTCGAAGGAAGAGAACGCTGCATCGAGTGCAATCAGTTTCGAAAACGATTCCAGCGCGAAGAGCATTAGAAACAATCGTGGAAATGTGGAAGAAGCATCGGATGTGAGGAAACCGATTGCGGCGCCgagaataaagaaaattggacCGTCCACTGAATTAAGTTTGCAATTGTCACAACTGCGACGGATCTATGAGGCTGCCGATCAGTCGGTGGAAAATGGTAAAGAAAGTGGTGATGTCGGAGACAGTCATTTGAATGGAATTAGGAATCAGCCGGACGAATATACGACTGAGCTTTCGGGCAGTTGGAGCAGAATGAAAGCTAGGCGGAATATGATCAAACAGCAGCATCAACAATTCGGACACGAAAATAGTGCAG aagagcaattcaattcaaacaaaatgtcgatCACATTGCATTCGCCGGTCGAAGGGAGCAAAAGAATCGAGATTCCAATAGCGAAACCGAGAGCTAGTCCTTTCGTTCCGGTTCCGGTTCTAG ACCAATCCCCAGACACAAAGTCCAGTGACTACGATTCCGAACCGGTTCCTTTTAGGCGCGACAATCCAcgcaaaaatttcaccatcAAATTTACAGATAAGCAAATCCTAAGCAAAAATGAATCATTCAAACCGGCTAATGGAGCCAGAAAGCTCAAAGAGCACGAACTTTCGTACTTTGGACTGAATGTTACAGCTGGAAACAACAACAAGCCATCCAACGAATCGCCCAAGAATCGACATGATG AGCGTTCGCCGAAATCGACGAtcgataaaagtaaaattagcACCGAAACGAACAATCCAATTTATGAGAATGTTAAGGCGATGAAGGGATATGATAGGAAGCTGGATTTGAAGCGGGATGAGATGATTTTGAAGGAATTAAATGCGGAAGCCGATGAGGTTGCGAAAGAT GCACTTCTGAAGCGTGTGGAAAAGGAGAAGTCTCCGAAACGGCACCGTCAATCGAAGCCGTTCGACACcatcgaagaagaaaaagagaaaatgcCGAAGAAACAAATGGAATCGAAGGCCGTTCAAGTATCCCGAGGCTTCAACGAAACGTTGACTCGAATCAAGCCGTTGAGCCGTGTATCATCCGCATCGTCATCGGAAAGTGTTTCATCGGCCGGACGTACTCATCGTGTCCAATCGTCACACAAATCGTTAACACGTACATCGTCGGGTACGAAGTCCGTTCGAGATGCTAGCAAATGCAGTCGAACGAATGGTCACAGTTCCAAGGAGGGACATTTACGATCAAGCCATGGAAGTCGATCCAGCCGCCAAACGAATTCTTCGTCGCATGAAAATTCGGTTGAAGATGTCCGAGCACGACAGAATGGTCACAGCTCCAGAGAGGCACATTTACGATCAAGCCATGGAAGTCGATCCAGCCGTCAAACGAATTCTTCGTCGCATGAAAATTCAGTTGAAGATGTCCGAGCAATAGTTGTCGCACCACGACGAATTAGACGAAGCAATGGAACCGAAGAAACTGCCAACGAAAG AGAGTCACAAAGAAAGTTAGAGAGAAAGCTTGACCATCATCGGACGTCATCCTCATCTCGTTTAACCAACGGTGAAAGAGCTTCTGGATCCAGAAGTTCGAATCGATCGAAAGAGTTAGCATCCTCAAAGGAGAAAG TTAAATCTTCGACCAATGAA